A single Blastococcus colisei DNA region contains:
- a CDS encoding baseplate J/gp47 family protein, giving the protein MRQRLSAADLPALRALTTRGAGPPMDPALALVDGWACLGHVLDFYGERTVNEHYLRTCLHRRSAVELGRLVGYAPRPGLAADAFLAFTLDDVDPEAPLEVPAGTRAYTQPGPGETMQPFETSEAFAGRPRWSSMRPRLTAPQLVGTGTRRLYLAGTATGLTKGDHLLVVLPRGQETNRGVLTVATVQPDPERDRTVVDLEREPVAESPRIPVPVDSELLTALLRRPAAFTADRERLPLDPGAVFGRDSYAAYGLLESAYPRLARLLDVALGGTAHGDQTGAVRIHAMRVKAALHGHNAPLIPDVDPVTKAVRGYLEWNSAGTGPTVVTDGPGIGAVPAGGGSGGEGAQATTRSVTDLSGAVPGLDPAEIALDAVYDGILPGSYAVLVPPDLPGSADDGVHEVIGVRTTTRNAFNLPARVTVLQLEGFSRPVDDDETREDVLDRRVVVYGQSELLALAEVPVADDVCAGELELDGYYPGLHPGRRVIVTGERTDLLPADRDSRRQVTGVPGTELVMISSVRHRAPAGGGADGEGEEPAAATGDTVHTVLGFADPDLRYCYRRDTVQVLANVAHATHGESRAEVLGGGDATRPLQAFPLRQGPLTYLPSETTSGSTAALEVRVEDLRWSEAPHAAAVGPGERRYVIRTDDEGTTRVVLGLGARLPTGTDNVRALYRSGIGAVGNARAGQITVLASRPNGVMGVRNPMPATGGADRDDLGSIRQRVPIGLTALDRLVSAADLEDFARAFAGIGKARVVSAPAAPAEYTVVVAGVDDAPLTAGSALLTNLRRALARFGDLEDRPGDPVLHTRGSPPATVGIDVRTAMLLGIRARIRTLPDHPWEEVHPRLRDALVAAFGFRAREIGQVPYPGEAMAVMQAVRGVAWVDLLAFGTIPTGTPEEPRSPAEIADAARALFDVDPAALPGLPPDPVVGVVDLAYLAPDAAGTLLLEPASEEPRP; this is encoded by the coding sequence ATGCGGCAGAGACTCTCGGCGGCGGACCTGCCGGCACTGCGCGCGTTGACGACGCGGGGCGCCGGCCCGCCCATGGACCCGGCTCTCGCGCTCGTGGACGGGTGGGCCTGCCTGGGTCACGTCCTGGACTTCTACGGCGAGCGGACGGTCAACGAGCACTACCTGCGGACGTGTCTGCACCGGCGCTCGGCCGTCGAGCTCGGCAGGCTCGTCGGCTACGCGCCACGTCCGGGTCTGGCCGCGGACGCGTTTCTCGCCTTCACCCTGGACGACGTCGACCCCGAGGCACCGCTCGAGGTGCCGGCGGGAACGCGTGCGTACACGCAGCCGGGGCCGGGGGAGACGATGCAGCCCTTCGAGACCAGCGAGGCCTTCGCCGGTCGCCCCCGCTGGAGTTCCATGCGGCCGCGTCTCACCGCCCCGCAGCTGGTCGGCACCGGAACGCGCCGGCTGTACCTCGCGGGGACGGCGACGGGGCTCACGAAGGGCGACCACCTCCTGGTCGTCCTGCCCCGCGGGCAGGAGACGAACCGTGGCGTCCTCACCGTTGCGACGGTGCAGCCCGACCCGGAGCGGGACCGCACCGTCGTCGACCTGGAGAGAGAGCCGGTCGCCGAGAGCCCGCGCATCCCCGTGCCGGTCGACTCCGAACTGCTGACGGCGCTGCTCAGACGGCCCGCGGCCTTCACCGCCGACCGTGAGCGGCTCCCGCTCGATCCCGGTGCGGTCTTCGGCCGGGACTCCTATGCCGCCTACGGGTTGCTGGAGAGCGCGTACCCGCGACTGGCGCGGCTCCTGGACGTGGCCCTCGGCGGCACCGCCCACGGCGACCAGACCGGTGCCGTCCGCATCCACGCGATGCGGGTGAAGGCGGCCCTGCACGGCCACAACGCACCCCTCATCCCCGACGTCGACCCCGTAACCAAGGCGGTCCGGGGTTACCTCGAGTGGAACTCCGCGGGAACAGGGCCGACCGTCGTCACCGATGGACCGGGCATCGGCGCCGTCCCGGCGGGCGGGGGCAGCGGAGGCGAGGGTGCGCAGGCCACCACCCGCTCCGTCACCGACCTGAGCGGCGCGGTGCCGGGTCTCGATCCCGCCGAGATCGCGCTCGACGCCGTCTACGACGGCATCCTGCCGGGGAGCTATGCCGTCCTGGTTCCGCCGGATCTCCCCGGATCGGCCGACGACGGAGTGCACGAGGTCATCGGCGTGCGGACCACCACCCGGAACGCGTTCAACCTGCCCGCGCGGGTCACCGTGCTGCAGCTGGAGGGATTCTCCCGCCCTGTGGACGACGACGAGACGAGGGAGGACGTGCTCGACCGCCGCGTCGTCGTGTACGGCCAGAGCGAGCTCCTCGCCCTGGCCGAGGTGCCGGTCGCCGACGACGTATGCGCCGGGGAGCTCGAGCTGGACGGCTACTACCCGGGCCTGCACCCGGGTCGGCGGGTCATCGTGACCGGCGAGCGGACGGACCTCCTCCCCGCCGACCGCGACTCCCGGCGGCAGGTCACCGGTGTGCCGGGGACGGAGCTCGTGATGATCTCGTCGGTGCGCCACCGCGCCCCGGCGGGCGGCGGAGCGGACGGCGAGGGCGAGGAGCCCGCCGCCGCGACCGGCGACACCGTGCACACCGTTCTCGGCTTCGCCGATCCCGACCTCCGGTACTGCTACCGGCGCGACACGGTGCAGGTCCTCGCCAACGTCGCCCACGCCACGCACGGCGAGAGCCGGGCCGAGGTCCTCGGCGGCGGCGACGCCACCCGGCCGCTGCAGGCATTCCCGCTCCGGCAGGGCCCCCTCACCTACCTCCCGTCCGAGACAACGAGCGGCTCGACGGCGGCGCTGGAGGTGCGCGTGGAAGACCTGCGCTGGTCGGAGGCACCGCACGCGGCCGCCGTGGGGCCGGGAGAGCGCCGCTACGTGATCCGGACCGACGACGAGGGCACCACCCGGGTGGTCCTCGGCCTGGGTGCCCGCCTGCCCACGGGAACGGACAACGTCAGGGCCCTCTACCGCAGCGGCATCGGTGCCGTCGGCAACGCCCGCGCCGGGCAGATCACCGTGCTGGCCAGCCGACCCAACGGCGTCATGGGTGTACGGAACCCGATGCCCGCGACCGGCGGTGCCGACCGCGACGACCTCGGCAGCATCCGGCAGCGTGTGCCGATCGGACTCACGGCGCTCGACCGGCTGGTCTCGGCTGCCGACCTCGAGGACTTCGCCCGTGCGTTCGCGGGCATCGGCAAGGCGCGGGTCGTCTCCGCGCCGGCGGCTCCCGCCGAGTACACCGTCGTCGTGGCCGGCGTGGACGACGCCCCCCTCACCGCGGGCTCGGCGCTGCTCACGAACCTGCGTCGCGCGCTCGCACGCTTCGGCGACCTCGAGGACCGGCCCGGGGACCCCGTGCTGCACACGCGCGGGTCGCCGCCCGCCACGGTGGGCATCGACGTCCGGACGGCGATGCTGCTCGGTATCCGGGCGCGGATCCGGACCCTTCCCGACCATCCCTGGGAGGAGGTGCACCCCAGGCTCCGCGACGCCCTCGTCGCGGCGTTCGGCTTCCGCGCCCGAGAGATCGGGCAGGTCCCGTATCCCGGAGAGGCGATGGCCGTGATGCAGGCGGTGCGCGGCGTGGCCTGGGTGGACCTGCTGGCCTTCGGGACCATCCCGACCGGGACCCCGGAGGAACCCCGGTCCCCGGCGGAGATCGCGGACGCGGCCAGGGCGCTGTTCGACGTGGACCCGGCTGCGCTGCCGGGCCTGCCGCCCGATCCGGTCGTGGGCGTGGTCGACCTCGCCTACCTGGCGCCCGATGCCGCTGGCACGCTCCTGCTCGAGCCGGCGTCGGAGGAGCCGCGACCATGA
- a CDS encoding eCIS core domain-containing protein codes for MDRRPGSVATHRRPPLPSGTAGAPAQHHRALDPDSRRRLEPIFGHDFSRVRIHTERDADRAAAAIDAQAFTVGNHIFFAAGSYAPHSVAGMRLLAHELAHTLQQRHHGSGQELLLDDRGDAAAERAATAAARGQHVDDVGTGVEAAIQRQRPYRAPGIDIRFPAAEEAVRQVAGLEPGGRPLTAAERRLVEPVFGRSVDLDRVRIVETAISPGTTVGNIIRIEPGFDIRSPWDAEVLIHEMAHVWQYQHGGTGYISVALRTQISASIRTGSRNEAYDYVPDRSKSFFDFTPEQQGLIVQNFFAMRRDQSAPAHQVRFRGNHMDGRGNFLTLDRARRTAEISAELPVHESYIGQLRASVPMAEWDILRQPSEFMHTPGGRLGAVPAEQEPVPLRPLLRIDF; via the coding sequence GTGGACCGACGACCTGGATCGGTCGCAACTCATCGGCGGCCGCCGCTCCCATCCGGGACAGCAGGAGCGCCGGCGCAGCACCATCGAGCGCTGGATCCCGACAGTCGTCGCCGCCTGGAGCCGATCTTCGGACATGACTTCAGCCGAGTTCGTATCCATACGGAGCGCGATGCCGATCGGGCCGCCGCCGCCATCGACGCGCAAGCCTTCACCGTCGGGAACCACATCTTCTTCGCCGCCGGCAGCTATGCGCCCCACTCCGTCGCCGGGATGCGGCTGCTGGCGCACGAGCTGGCCCACACTCTCCAGCAACGGCACCACGGGTCCGGGCAGGAACTCCTCCTCGATGATCGCGGCGACGCCGCGGCGGAGCGGGCGGCGACGGCGGCCGCGCGGGGACAGCACGTGGACGACGTGGGCACTGGCGTCGAAGCAGCGATCCAGCGTCAGCGGCCGTATCGCGCACCGGGCATCGACATCCGCTTCCCGGCAGCTGAGGAGGCGGTTCGTCAGGTGGCAGGGTTGGAACCCGGCGGCCGGCCTCTGACCGCGGCCGAGAGAAGGCTCGTCGAGCCGGTGTTCGGCAGGTCCGTGGACCTGGACCGGGTACGCATCGTCGAGACCGCGATATCCCCGGGGACCACCGTCGGCAACATCATCCGCATCGAGCCCGGCTTCGACATCCGGTCCCCCTGGGACGCCGAGGTACTGATTCACGAGATGGCCCATGTCTGGCAGTACCAGCATGGTGGGACGGGCTACATCTCTGTCGCACTGAGAACACAGATCTCGGCGTCGATACGCACGGGCAGCCGGAACGAGGCGTACGACTACGTTCCCGACCGGTCCAAGAGCTTCTTCGACTTCACACCGGAGCAGCAGGGGCTGATCGTCCAGAACTTCTTCGCGATGCGCCGGGACCAGAGTGCACCAGCGCACCAGGTCCGGTTCCGCGGCAACCACATGGACGGCCGCGGCAACTTCCTGACGCTGGATCGTGCCCGCCGCACGGCCGAGATCAGCGCCGAACTACCCGTCCATGAGTCGTACATCGGCCAGTTGCGCGCGTCGGTCCCGATGGCGGAGTGGGACATCCTCAGGCAGCCGTCGGAGTTCATGCACACGCCCGGGGGGAGGCTGGGAGCGGTTCCGGCCGAGCAAGAACCCGTCCCGCTCCGTCCCTTGCTCCGGATCGACTTCTAG